Part of the Sorghum bicolor cultivar BTx623 chromosome 1, Sorghum_bicolor_NCBIv3, whole genome shotgun sequence genome, CATGGCCCATATCCGTTCCCACCACCATTAGATTCCTGAAACACCTGGCCGAAATGTGCAACAAACAATGGAGTGCATTCTCTGCTCGGTTGCTCCGAGTGTTAGTCAGGTAACAGGTGTACGTTTCTGCTTTTTTCCGGATAGGGTCAAGGCTTCGATCACTTTTTTATAAGTTGTATTTTTTTTGACAActagtaatattttttttataataaattagcgaaCAACGCTTAGCTAACAGACTCAAATGGTCCATGGAATTGCTGAGGGGCTGTTCGTTTTAAGAGAATGGAGCCCACGAAATATTCCAGCAGAAAACACTATTGTATTTTGTATAAGCCACCTACATCAGGATTCATTTCTGGTCCGGAACGACGGTAAAGGAACGAGGCCTGATTGATCTACAAGGCATTTTTTAGATTGTCTGTGGAATTGCTGATTGATCAACAAGGCATTTTTCAGATGGTCCGTGGAATtgcattttcaaaattttcatcAGAGAGACAGAGAGTATATGGTTGAGGCAGTACAGTTTGTTTGCATGGCGCGAGACCGTGTTGCATGAAAATGAACACCTACGTTTCTGAAACCCCACGTGCTAGGAGGACACACGGGACTACTGCCGTCGTCCTTGGCTCCTTCGGACATGCAGACAGACAGACTCCACGTACACCGATCAATCGCAAGCAGTACTGTTTCACAGTCAATGGAATCTCTAGCTAGCGGTCTCGCTCTCCCCTGCCTCACTCATGCTGTCCGTTTACGCTGCCACACCTCGATCGACTGCGCATTTTGTCCGCAGAACATTTTTCACCAACTGTACGTACGTGTCCTACTGCTACAGTGGACTGAAACATTCAGTCTAGCTACCTGATGAGAGGCAGATAGAACAAAGGAAACGACTGCCGCGGTGAAGGTAACGCATTTCCAGATGAAGTAGTACTGTATAGTACAACCAGCTACTGATACAGTAGACTACACATGATAGATCACCGGCCGAGCCATCATTCTGTCTGGCTCGAGACCCTGCTAATACCAACGGTGAAAGCAGTGGTAAGGTTCAGGAAAATTTGTAATATCTTTGAATAATCTACAAGTGATCTCACTCCAAAAATGGAGGTAGGTGCTTAGATTACAGCCTAGATTTTCTTAGCATATTCTTGTGACCATGGTATGGATTGGACAGTAATGCTGCATGCATGCCTAGGGTGCGTGCAATCACAGTCACATGTACAGGCAATGGATTCCATTGGCAGGAGCCAGGAGGGGCAGTGCAGATATGTGCATGCAGTTCAGAGTTTCACATGACGGCggtctcctcctcctgctgctgctgtatGCTGCCGAGAATCTCATGCACAGCGGTGGCAATATCTTCAACAGAGCCCATCTTGGAGTCATCCTCCACCTGCCGTCCAAACGGGAAAACGATCATCACCGGCTTCGTTAATTacagatagatagacagaaacGGGGCCGAAACTACTTTCTAGGTTTGTCCCTACCGTCTTTAAACTAAACTAACTCGGAGTAGTTCCGGCCGGAGAGCTAAATACTAAAACTTTGTATATTTATTTATGTAGTATTAGTACCTTGAGGCTGAAGGTGTAGAGGACCATGGCGTCGACGGTGGTCATGTTGAGGTGCAGCGGCGGGATGCGCAGCTGGTGCAGCCCCGCGACGAGCTTCAGGAGCTGCTTGGGCCGCCGGCGCGCCAGCACCTTGAGGCTGGCGTGGCCTTCCACCATCGTCACCTCGATGTCcgcgaccgccgccgccgctggccgACGGCAGCCGGTCTCCGCGGATCCTGCTGCTGATGCGGCGGCCACGGCGTCGCTGCAGTTCCCTCCGTTGCTCGTGTTGCCTGAGCAGCCGCCACCGTGGGCCGAGGtggtggtggagtactgtgGGAAGCTGAAGAAGCCGGCGAATGGGGAGGAGCTGCTGCCGGCGTCCGTGCTGCCTGCTGATGACCCCCTGCTCTTGATGCTCTTTTGGACCTCCAGCGATTGCAGCAGCTGCTCCAGCTCCCTCACGTAGTTGATTGCGCCACCGACGATGGATGCTTGGTCACCCTGTACGTAGTGTACGTATACAAATTAGTTCAAATACAGTTGTTATCACATTGCTAAACATGGATAGCAACGAACTAGGAATGCCTACTTAATACTACTGCACGTCTGCACGAATAACGTGTACGTACCCTGTGCGCGTAGGACGGCGGCATAAGGGAGCGGAGCACGGCGAGGTACTCGTTCATCTGGCGGCGGCGGTTGCGCTCGACGGCAATGTGGGTCATCCGCTGGCTCTCGATCTCCTCCTTGTTCTTGACGACCTTGGTGCGCCTCCGCTTCCTCCTCcccgcggcggccgccgccggctcgggcgccaccgccgccttcCTGCTGTTGCCGTGGTCCGTGGAGGCGTCGGAGGACTGGTCCCGGGACAGCGCCTCCCAGTCCCAGTCGTCCCCGCCCACGGCGGCCATGGTGGGCGCGGCCCAGCAGGTGTCGAGGTCGTGGTCCCACTCCCCCGCGGCGGCGCAGAGATCGCCaaaccctcctcctcctcctcctcctcctcctcctccctgtaGCAGCTGCAGGTCGCACCACGGCATCGCGTAGCCGAAGTGGCCCGCCGCCTGGGGCTGGGAGAACACCACGGCCTCCAGCGCCATTGCTGCTGCTAGCTAGTCTGCTACTCCCGAACTAACCCAAATGGACGATGCCGAACGGACGGACACGGCCGCGAGGGCTGGTGTGTGTGACGGATGGATGCACGGACGCGAGCGAACGGGCACGAGAGACCGGCAGGCTGACCGTCACCGGCGTGTGGTGTGAGCCTGTGAGGAGGGAGGGAGGCGTGTGCCCGGGCGCTCGCTTTATAAGACGGGGTGGGTCGGGGGTTCTAGGTGAGGTGAGGGAGACGGACACGTACGCGGCACCGCGCGGGCCCCGTCGCGCGCCGAGCTTTTGTGCGTAGGGGGATGGACGGGGGGCAATGATTTTCATTCAATTCCACAGCAGTGCAACAATGCGCCAATGCGAGCGAGGGGCGGGGCTGGTGGGGTGGGCTGTGAGTTGCGTGGCGCGGGTGGAGCCGGCGGGCGATTTGGCGCGCGGTCGGGTGGTTTTGTTCGTTGCCGGAACAGGGTTGGTCCCGCAGGTGGGCCGCGGCAGCTCGCTGCGCTGGCAACTGGCGTTGGCACCGCGAGGGGTGGGATGGGGGAACTCGGTTGTTTCCGGGGAGGTTTTTGGAAATGTTCAGTACGGACGACGGTATTTAATCGTGATTAGTACGGACGAGGGTTATTAAAGTCAGTTATAAAATTACAGAGAGGGGGAGTGGTCAAAGCGGGTGCGCGGATCGAGAGATTCTGCGAGCACGGTGGCCGGAGCGGCGTGGCAATACCACCATAGCCATGGGATTGAGAGCTAGCCGATCGAGGGGGACGCCAGGCCGCCATCGTCGTCTGTCTAGGTGTCTGCCCGCCGGGCCCGGCTCCGCCGTGTCTGGAGTCTGGACCTCTACTATTCGTCCGTCTCCTTCGCTGCTTCGAGGCCGGCCGGATGGGGTGATGGCGCCCTGCCGAGGGCAGAGCGCGAATGGTAGAATATACTACCGGAGGATCATGTGATGAGCTGCTTCCACTTCACAAGGTTTACTACTAGTGGATTGTGCGCGCCCTGTCGCGCAAGAGCAAGTGATACAACGGTGCTTTGAGTAATGCTAAAATAAATAATGATATATGTTGAAAATATTAAA contains:
- the LOC8081994 gene encoding transcription factor bHLH96, with protein sequence MALEAVVFSQPQAAGHFGYAMPWCDLQLLQGGGGGGGGGGGFGDLCAAAGEWDHDLDTCWAAPTMAAVGGDDWDWEALSRDQSSDASTDHGNSRKAAVAPEPAAAAAGRRKRRRTKVVKNKEEIESQRMTHIAVERNRRRQMNEYLAVLRSLMPPSYAHRGDQASIVGGAINYVRELEQLLQSLEVQKSIKSRGSSAGSTDAGSSSSPFAGFFSFPQYSTTTSAHGGGCSGNTSNGGNCSDAVAAASAAGSAETGCRRPAAAAVADIEVTMVEGHASLKVLARRRPKQLLKLVAGLHQLRIPPLHLNMTTVDAMVLYTFSLKVEDDSKMGSVEDIATAVHEILGSIQQQQEEETAVM